One genomic window of Undibacterium cyanobacteriorum includes the following:
- the acpP gene encoding acyl carrier protein: MSDIEQRVKKIVAEQLGVPEADIKIESSFVDDLGADSLDTVELVMALEDEFEMEIPDEQAEKITTVKQAIDYATAHVKA; this comes from the coding sequence ATGTCCGATATCGAACAACGCGTTAAGAAAATCGTCGCTGAACAACTTGGTGTGCCAGAAGCAGACATCAAAATTGAATCCTCCTTCGTAGACGATTTGGGCGCAGACTCTCTCGACACAGTTGAGTTGGTAATGGCTCTCGAAGACGAATTCGAAATGGAAATCCCTGACGAACAAGCAGAAAAAATCACGACAGTAAAACAAGCGATCGACTACGCAACAGCGCACGTCAAGGCTTAA